One stretch of Schlesneria sp. DSM 10557 DNA includes these proteins:
- a CDS encoding DNA polymerase beta superfamily protein has product MSSDPRLEKQVHSHPYPLLFVTISGAHLYGFPSPDSDFDLRGVHLLPLQDVVGLTPTGETVEKSGIDDGLEIDLVTHDAKKFFGLMLKKNGYVLEQLLSPLIVFTTPEHEELKAISRSCLTRHHAHHYLGFAQTQWKLFQRADPPHVKPLLYVYRVLLTGIHLMRTGNVEANLNNLNDESRLPYIKDLIDRKTRGPELGRLEAADFEFHQKEYERLRSGLQTAFEESPLPDTPSGTAALNDLLVRIRLKTVAK; this is encoded by the coding sequence ATGAGCAGTGATCCCAGGCTCGAAAAACAGGTGCATTCTCACCCTTATCCGCTTTTGTTCGTCACGATCAGTGGCGCACATCTTTACGGTTTTCCTTCACCTGATTCCGATTTCGATTTACGGGGCGTTCATCTACTACCACTCCAGGATGTGGTGGGGCTGACCCCGACCGGTGAAACTGTCGAGAAGTCGGGCATTGATGATGGCTTGGAAATTGATCTCGTGACGCATGATGCCAAAAAGTTCTTTGGCCTCATGCTGAAAAAGAACGGGTACGTGCTGGAACAATTGCTGTCGCCGCTGATTGTCTTCACAACTCCGGAACACGAGGAATTGAAGGCCATTTCGAGAAGCTGCCTCACCAGGCACCATGCCCACCACTATCTTGGTTTTGCTCAAACGCAGTGGAAGCTTTTTCAGAGGGCAGACCCACCCCACGTCAAACCCCTGCTCTACGTCTATCGTGTGCTGCTGACAGGCATCCATCTGATGCGAACGGGAAATGTCGAAGCGAACCTGAACAACCTGAACGACGAGAGCCGACTGCCCTATATCAAGGACCTGATCGACCGAAAGACGAGGGGACCCGAATTAGGACGCCTTGAAGCCGCAGACTTCGAATTCCATCAGAAGGAATACGAACGTTTACGATCCGGATTGCAAACAGCGTTCGAAGAAAGTCCGCTGCCGGACACCCCCAGCGGCACTGCGGCATTGAATGACTTACTGGTGAGAATCCGATTGAAGACAGTAGCAAAGTAA
- a CDS encoding NADAR family protein — protein MLNLETLQQRARDGEPLEYLYFWGHTPAKTGEIRQSCLSQWYLAPFEIDGIVYPTAEHWLMASKARLFGDETSLRQIIEALDPKSVKELGRNVSNFDASAWESKRVEFAIEGNLAKFSQHQVLRSYLVASEHKILVEASPVDTIWGIGLSANDERAGSPLTWQGLNLLGFALMEVRNHLSRIPQ, from the coding sequence ATGCTCAATCTGGAAACGTTACAACAAAGAGCGCGGGACGGTGAACCGCTGGAGTACCTTTACTTCTGGGGGCACACCCCCGCCAAGACTGGTGAGATACGGCAATCGTGTCTGAGCCAGTGGTATCTCGCCCCGTTTGAGATCGACGGTATCGTTTATCCAACGGCGGAGCATTGGCTGATGGCTTCGAAAGCCCGTTTGTTCGGCGACGAAACGTCGCTACGGCAAATTATTGAGGCGCTCGACCCAAAGTCGGTCAAGGAGCTGGGGCGAAATGTTTCCAATTTCGATGCCAGTGCGTGGGAATCAAAACGTGTGGAGTTTGCCATCGAGGGCAATCTCGCAAAGTTCAGCCAGCATCAGGTGCTGAGAAGTTATCTCGTGGCCAGCGAACACAAAATCCTCGTGGAGGCGAGCCCCGTCGATACGATTTGGGGGATCGGCTTAAGCGCAAATGACGAACGAGCGGGCAGCCCTCTGACATGGCAGGGATTGAACCTGCTGGGATTCGCACTCATGGAAGTGCGAAATCACTTAAGCCGGATACCTCAGTAA
- a CDS encoding tRNA-binding protein has protein sequence MDPITWSDFERVELRVGTIVSVEDFPEARKPAYKIKADFGSEIGLKQSSAQITTLYTKEELVGRQIIGVVNFPTKQIGPFRSEFLVTGLYRDDKAVVLAVPDKPVPNGSRLA, from the coding sequence GTGGATCCGATTACGTGGTCAGACTTTGAACGAGTGGAACTTCGTGTGGGCACGATTGTTTCGGTCGAGGATTTTCCTGAAGCTCGGAAGCCCGCGTACAAGATCAAGGCTGATTTTGGCTCAGAGATTGGCCTGAAGCAGTCCAGCGCTCAGATCACCACGCTCTACACGAAAGAAGAGCTGGTGGGTCGACAAATCATCGGCGTGGTTAACTTTCCCACCAAGCAGATTGGGCCTTTTCGTTCCGAATTCCTCGTTACGGGACTGTATCGAGACGACAAAGCGGTCGTTCTGGCGGTCCCTGACAAACCGGTACCAAACGGATCCCGGCTGGCCTAG
- a CDS encoding DMT family transporter → MCEQRDVGLGVEPFSTGVIPLGKICALLSLAAIWGISVPVTKLGLLSMPPLTLTALRFGIAVPVLAFLIMNMPPLPWKAVAPLALLGVVGIGIGQIAQSLGVARTPASIGTILSATIPVFVVVFATIRLKQSITRTQILGIAVAFGGIAVVATGGPSTETAATLAGPLLVLASALAIAFYYVWSVELTHQYGSLAVAAWSTFFGFAALLPWAIWEASFTPFQLTLPAIGAATFLGLFVTVAGLLLWLNILREIPARVASSVQFLQPVFGIATSTFIFQDQIGSQFVMGVILILTGLALTVHSRRQAA, encoded by the coding sequence ATGTGTGAGCAACGTGACGTCGGTCTTGGGGTCGAACCATTCTCGACAGGGGTGATTCCTCTCGGCAAGATCTGCGCGCTGCTTTCGCTGGCCGCGATCTGGGGAATTTCGGTTCCGGTCACAAAACTGGGCCTGCTCTCGATGCCTCCGCTCACATTGACAGCACTGCGATTTGGAATCGCAGTCCCTGTTCTGGCATTTTTGATTATGAACATGCCTCCCCTTCCCTGGAAAGCGGTGGCTCCATTGGCCTTGCTGGGGGTCGTAGGGATCGGCATCGGACAGATCGCCCAATCCTTGGGAGTGGCGAGAACGCCTGCGTCGATTGGTACGATTCTTTCAGCCACGATTCCGGTGTTTGTCGTCGTATTTGCGACGATTCGACTGAAACAGTCCATCACGCGTACCCAAATTCTCGGGATTGCCGTGGCATTCGGGGGAATTGCTGTCGTGGCGACGGGTGGACCGTCCACTGAGACGGCCGCCACACTGGCGGGGCCGCTGCTGGTATTGGCATCCGCTCTCGCGATTGCGTTCTATTATGTCTGGAGCGTCGAACTCACGCACCAATACGGCAGCCTCGCTGTTGCAGCGTGGAGCACCTTCTTCGGCTTCGCGGCGCTTTTGCCCTGGGCAATCTGGGAGGCCAGCTTCACCCCGTTTCAGCTCACGCTTCCCGCTATCGGGGCCGCCACGTTTCTGGGTCTGTTCGTTACGGTAGCAGGACTGCTTCTGTGGCTGAACATTCTGCGTGAAATACCAGCGCGAGTTGCTTCGAGCGTCCAGTTCCTGCAGCCCGTCTTCGGAATTGCCACGTCCACCTTCATTTTCCAGGATCAAATCGGATCACAGTTCGTGATGGGTGTCATTCTGATCCTGACCGGTTTGGCATTGACGGTTCATTCACGCCGTCAGGCCGCTTAG
- a CDS encoding ATP-binding protein has product MPAVVEPPKQDAALELAALREINYDWTMHLRSVWADAAYDSSEIHTRLRDEFQRRLDSLKVDKSANSPLGWLLVGSAGCGKTHFLSVCRQQAAARGISFVLVDMTDVRDFWSTVLQGYLDSLQVEYIPGQFQQRTLLEKFLKLIDYDLTPERALGRFAEFPQQQHAQQVTAVVTAIRKIHPREAAMYQDVIRAILATTSHDPSVSAAGLSWINANPVDDEMRKLLGFTKNQEEPIRIVKALSWMMSLCGPTVVAFDQLDPIVAQLDPAAQAGGIESTPEGLKALSIIQEISKGLSAMFDQTYRTLTVVSCIESTLAALRKYSIQSWQDRFEDARLLPSLNNAEVAASLLFPRTTAGCRSMGFHPPYPTWPVSPRALRHISGVSPRELLKTCERHKRRCLATETVTELLSLTDEGEAVSPPVGTHPELDQLFTRYYETAPVQAILEESTADERMAPMLISACRCLLKEIDWPRSLDAVVDEFPGGKSTKSLHARIRVINHDENDREQHFSMRALQRTNANAFQGRVKGAIDGSGIDQKLPFRHCVLLRTTLPPGGKITQELVERYNRSGGEWCAPQAEHIRTLHALHMLQSEGPIGLDEWLRGQRHASRLPWLQAVLKCLGEIRDSAPVEDETTESVVHNFSRTPATPSPLNTPDTSEAEPTAQVDQGGKIQVELEGEAPVSRVGALPDQIPIGTRQVGKHTEQVTLPLSLLEKHTVVLAGAGSGKTSLLKRIIEEAALVGIPSIVIDGANDLAALGDHWPEPHPGWMEGDAQKAKAFHETTDIVYWTPGRESGNSLVLEPLPDLAGAASDSEALRQAIDAAVDGLASLVINGKGGANENKRGLLSRALRYFAHNGAGDLHDFIALLSDLPEEAGLGMARESKFAKEMADLLLARIETNPMLRGIGTGLDPAILFGDVRKLKAGPRISIISLMGLASPELKQQFVYQLGMTLFTWIKKNPTPPHRALRGLLVVDEARDFIPSQKSIPSKVSLQLLASQARKYHLGLIFATQNPKEIENRIIGNCATHFYGRASSPTSIKTIQEQLQERGGRGDDIATLEAGQFYVYNSEAGLPRPVKVRMPMSLTKHGSALEEDEILRRAAQSRLRLASAQ; this is encoded by the coding sequence ATGCCCGCTGTCGTTGAGCCACCGAAACAGGACGCCGCTCTGGAACTCGCCGCACTCCGCGAAATCAATTACGACTGGACGATGCATCTCAGAAGCGTCTGGGCGGATGCGGCGTATGATTCGAGCGAGATTCATACCCGCTTACGGGACGAGTTTCAGAGACGGCTCGATTCCCTGAAGGTCGATAAGAGTGCGAATTCCCCTTTGGGGTGGCTGCTTGTGGGGAGCGCCGGGTGTGGGAAGACGCATTTTCTTTCTGTCTGTCGGCAGCAGGCGGCGGCCCGAGGGATCTCGTTCGTACTGGTGGATATGACAGATGTACGTGATTTCTGGAGCACGGTGCTGCAGGGATATCTCGACTCGCTGCAGGTGGAGTACATCCCGGGACAGTTCCAGCAGCGGACCCTGTTAGAAAAGTTCCTGAAGCTGATCGACTACGATCTGACCCCGGAGCGGGCTCTGGGACGGTTTGCGGAATTCCCACAGCAGCAGCACGCCCAGCAGGTGACTGCCGTTGTCACTGCGATTCGAAAGATCCATCCGCGCGAAGCGGCCATGTATCAGGATGTGATCCGTGCGATCCTGGCAACGACATCCCATGATCCATCGGTAAGCGCTGCAGGATTGAGCTGGATTAATGCCAATCCCGTCGATGATGAGATGCGAAAGCTGCTCGGCTTCACCAAAAATCAGGAAGAGCCGATTCGCATCGTCAAAGCCCTTTCGTGGATGATGAGTCTTTGCGGACCGACGGTCGTGGCGTTCGATCAACTCGATCCTATCGTGGCGCAACTCGATCCTGCGGCACAGGCAGGGGGAATCGAGTCGACTCCAGAGGGACTGAAGGCCTTGTCGATCATTCAGGAGATTTCCAAAGGCCTGAGTGCCATGTTCGATCAGACTTATCGCACGCTGACGGTCGTTTCGTGCATTGAAAGCACGCTCGCCGCATTGCGGAAGTACTCCATTCAGTCCTGGCAGGATCGGTTTGAGGATGCTCGCCTCCTTCCTTCCTTGAACAATGCCGAAGTGGCGGCAAGCCTGCTCTTCCCTCGGACGACAGCCGGCTGCCGCAGCATGGGATTTCATCCCCCGTATCCCACATGGCCCGTCTCACCCCGGGCCCTCCGCCACATCAGTGGGGTTTCTCCCCGCGAATTGCTCAAAACGTGTGAACGACATAAGCGTCGTTGTCTGGCGACCGAAACGGTGACGGAATTGCTCAGTCTTACTGACGAGGGGGAGGCTGTCTCTCCCCCTGTCGGGACCCACCCGGAACTGGACCAGTTATTCACGCGGTATTATGAAACCGCGCCCGTACAGGCGATTCTGGAAGAGTCGACGGCAGATGAACGAATGGCACCGATGCTGATTTCGGCCTGTCGTTGCCTGTTGAAAGAGATCGATTGGCCGCGCAGTCTTGACGCGGTTGTGGATGAATTTCCCGGGGGAAAGAGTACGAAGTCGCTTCACGCGCGCATTCGAGTCATTAATCACGACGAGAATGACAGGGAGCAGCACTTCAGTATGCGGGCTCTGCAGCGGACGAATGCCAACGCCTTCCAGGGGAGGGTGAAGGGGGCAATCGACGGGTCGGGCATCGATCAGAAGTTGCCCTTCCGCCACTGTGTGCTGCTCAGGACGACTCTCCCGCCAGGAGGAAAGATCACTCAAGAACTGGTTGAGCGGTACAACCGCAGCGGTGGGGAATGGTGTGCGCCGCAGGCCGAGCACATCAGGACCTTGCATGCACTACACATGCTGCAGTCAGAAGGTCCGATCGGCCTTGATGAGTGGCTGAGGGGGCAGCGTCATGCATCGCGATTGCCGTGGCTGCAGGCGGTCCTGAAATGTCTTGGGGAAATCAGGGACAGCGCACCCGTAGAGGACGAGACTACGGAATCCGTCGTTCACAATTTCAGTCGAACACCGGCGACACCATCCCCACTCAATACACCTGATACATCAGAAGCTGAGCCGACCGCGCAAGTCGATCAGGGGGGAAAGATACAAGTCGAATTAGAAGGTGAAGCACCTGTTAGCCGAGTCGGCGCGTTACCGGATCAGATACCGATTGGAACCCGTCAGGTTGGTAAGCATACCGAGCAGGTGACGCTTCCGTTGTCACTGCTGGAAAAGCACACCGTGGTTCTGGCCGGAGCGGGGTCTGGTAAGACGAGTTTGCTCAAGCGGATCATTGAAGAGGCCGCACTGGTCGGGATCCCTTCCATCGTGATCGACGGCGCCAACGATCTGGCCGCTCTGGGGGATCACTGGCCGGAACCGCACCCAGGCTGGATGGAAGGGGACGCGCAAAAAGCGAAGGCCTTTCATGAGACGACGGATATCGTCTACTGGACGCCGGGGCGAGAAAGTGGCAATTCGCTGGTGCTCGAACCCCTGCCAGATCTCGCCGGGGCTGCTTCGGATAGCGAAGCGCTCAGGCAAGCGATTGATGCCGCCGTTGATGGCCTCGCTTCGCTCGTTATTAACGGGAAGGGGGGGGCGAACGAAAACAAGCGCGGCCTGCTGTCACGGGCCCTCCGCTACTTTGCCCACAACGGTGCGGGAGACCTGCACGACTTCATCGCACTTTTATCTGACCTGCCCGAAGAAGCCGGGTTGGGAATGGCGAGAGAAAGCAAGTTCGCCAAGGAAATGGCTGACTTGCTGCTGGCCCGCATCGAGACAAATCCGATGCTGCGCGGCATCGGGACGGGGCTGGATCCCGCCATCCTGTTCGGTGACGTCAGGAAACTGAAGGCCGGCCCGCGAATCTCGATCATCAGTCTGATGGGACTCGCTTCCCCCGAGCTGAAGCAGCAGTTTGTGTATCAACTGGGAATGACACTCTTCACCTGGATCAAGAAAAACCCGACGCCGCCCCATCGAGCACTGCGCGGGCTGCTGGTGGTGGATGAAGCGCGCGACTTCATTCCTTCGCAAAAGTCGATTCCGTCTAAGGTCAGTCTGCAACTGCTGGCGTCACAGGCGCGGAAGTACCACCTTGGCCTGATCTTCGCGACGCAAAATCCGAAAGAGATTGAAAACCGGATCATCGGCAATTGTGCCACTCACTTCTACGGCCGCGCCAGTTCTCCCACGTCGATTAAGACCATTCAGGAGCAGCTTCAGGAGCGAGGAGGACGGGGTGACGACATTGCCACGTTAGAAGCAGGGCAGTTTTACGTCTACAACTCGGAGGCCGGCCTGCCGAGGCCAGTCAAAGTCAGAATGCCGATGAGTCTCACGAAGCACGGGTCGGCCCTCGAAGAGGACGAAATCCTCAGACGTGCCGCCCAGTCCCGCCTGCGGTTAGCGTCCGCACAATGA
- a CDS encoding endonuclease domain-containing protein — translation MDTIITSVQRGAIIMVAGDGSRPLPFCEGLAGGCCRQVVSDRTDDLLATIKRLGPAELQGRRFIALVWNQLPPGPRILDEVLDRLADCALSLWPDWNASAPEQPVRGMSNPGVSQGKEPIDTGNGRLNHWLELATRAVQSGRAPRFKRVFTANAEVRQLTRVIGSPAVQLLLVVRDPSQASAALLGLARTTEWLAKETEMPVIVVVPSQLASAVELDSISFDTVQPGEVSALGLTAVAGPKDSLPSSHFPLEDSLSSLENEVSHGDEVIVEGFHLDRSSEFDIEAESGAGTEPSRFFAESREQPRSFRRELFIHPLIGRPHPGSQGEQLLWSRLCSDRELAGLFECNVWVTTSGGEAYLVDFVWRNGRVIVEVDGYYWHATPIQFVLDRHRDYELLISGYRVMRVPHDVLLSNPDRVVEKIRRLVQLH, via the coding sequence GTGGATACGATCATCACGAGTGTCCAGCGTGGGGCGATCATTATGGTGGCTGGGGATGGTTCACGACCGTTGCCGTTTTGCGAAGGGCTGGCGGGAGGTTGCTGCCGCCAGGTGGTGAGCGACCGGACCGATGATCTGCTCGCGACCATCAAGCGGTTGGGGCCAGCAGAGCTTCAAGGACGCCGGTTCATCGCGCTCGTCTGGAATCAGCTTCCTCCCGGTCCCCGAATTCTGGATGAAGTCCTGGATCGACTGGCGGATTGCGCCTTGTCGCTGTGGCCTGATTGGAACGCATCCGCTCCTGAGCAACCTGTCCGTGGCATGAGCAATCCCGGGGTAAGCCAGGGAAAGGAACCAATCGATACGGGAAATGGAAGGCTCAATCACTGGCTTGAGCTGGCCACCAGGGCCGTTCAATCCGGCCGGGCCCCTCGATTCAAACGGGTGTTCACGGCGAATGCCGAAGTGCGGCAGTTGACGAGAGTCATCGGTTCACCCGCTGTGCAACTTTTGCTGGTTGTGCGTGACCCCTCCCAGGCATCTGCGGCGCTGCTCGGTCTCGCCCGGACGACTGAATGGCTGGCGAAAGAAACAGAGATGCCTGTCATTGTCGTCGTTCCCTCGCAATTGGCCTCCGCAGTGGAACTTGACAGTATCAGCTTCGATACGGTCCAGCCTGGTGAAGTGAGTGCACTTGGGTTAACTGCAGTAGCGGGACCGAAGGACTCGTTACCCTCATCACACTTCCCGTTGGAGGACTCGCTATCGAGTCTTGAAAATGAAGTCAGTCACGGCGATGAAGTCATCGTTGAAGGCTTTCACCTCGACAGGAGTTCTGAGTTTGATATCGAGGCCGAGTCCGGGGCAGGCACCGAGCCGTCTCGCTTTTTTGCAGAATCCCGCGAACAACCTCGGTCCTTCCGGCGAGAATTATTCATCCATCCCCTGATCGGGCGACCTCACCCGGGAAGTCAGGGTGAGCAATTACTCTGGTCACGGCTTTGTTCGGATAGGGAACTTGCGGGACTATTTGAATGTAATGTCTGGGTGACGACATCGGGGGGCGAGGCGTACTTAGTGGACTTTGTCTGGCGGAACGGTAGAGTCATTGTAGAAGTGGATGGGTATTACTGGCACGCAACTCCAATTCAGTTTGTCCTTGATCGTCACCGCGACTATGAACTTTTAATAAGTGGCTACCGTGTGATGAGAGTTCCTCACGATGTATTACTCTCGAATCCGGATCGGGTTGTGGAAAAGATCCGGAGACTGGTCCAGCTGCATTAA
- a CDS encoding DUF1559 domain-containing protein translates to MPSVRRQRLVPSGFTLIELLVVIAIIAVLIALLLPAVQQAREAARRTQCKNNFKQLGLALHNYHDNYQMFPPSTVNPGSERSATFVPPGQVRNFTGYLYILPFIDQANVYNQINFSLATGKADWNSLGGGGEQPVLNNLKLAGFLCPSDPEYDTPHTYTPQNMYTITGAQRTSYGFVHEETEYHGLTGGLYSSNTNPGRSVFGINSSAGLHSIKDGSSNTFLMIETPLQKTDTAYGPFVTGYTHTHFIIPAYGINQNYLTTKLVYAWRAGSAHTGGCQALMGDGSARFISANIDQNLLNGIVSISGSEILGEF, encoded by the coding sequence ATGCCCAGCGTACGTCGTCAACGTTTGGTCCCGTCCGGGTTCACCTTGATTGAGTTGCTTGTCGTAATTGCGATTATCGCAGTTCTCATTGCACTCCTGCTGCCCGCGGTGCAGCAGGCTCGTGAAGCGGCAAGACGGACTCAATGCAAGAACAACTTCAAGCAATTGGGGCTTGCTCTACACAACTACCATGACAACTACCAGATGTTCCCGCCGTCGACGGTCAATCCGGGATCAGAACGATCGGCGACCTTTGTTCCACCGGGACAGGTCCGAAACTTTACGGGCTATTTGTACATTCTTCCGTTCATCGATCAGGCCAATGTCTACAATCAGATCAACTTCAGCCTGGCAACAGGCAAGGCAGACTGGAACTCACTCGGAGGCGGGGGCGAACAACCCGTACTCAATAACCTGAAACTTGCCGGATTTCTTTGCCCAAGTGATCCAGAGTACGACACGCCCCATACCTATACGCCACAGAATATGTACACCATTACGGGGGCGCAGCGAACAAGTTACGGGTTCGTGCATGAAGAAACCGAGTATCACGGCCTGACTGGCGGACTGTACAGCAGTAATACGAACCCGGGCCGGTCTGTATTCGGAATCAACTCGTCGGCGGGACTGCATTCCATCAAGGATGGCTCCAGCAACACATTTCTCATGATTGAAACCCCGCTCCAGAAAACGGACACGGCGTACGGTCCCTTCGTTACCGGATACACTCATACCCATTTCATCATCCCGGCCTACGGCATTAACCAGAACTATCTGACGACGAAACTGGTCTATGCCTGGAGGGCTGGCAGCGCTCATACGGGTGGCTGCCAGGCGTTAATGGGGGACGGATCCGCACGATTTATCAGTGCGAATATTGACCAGAATCTGCTGAATGGAATTGTCAGTATCAGCGGAAGCGAGATTCTGGGCGAATTCTAA